Proteins encoded together in one Lathamus discolor isolate bLatDis1 chromosome 3, bLatDis1.hap1, whole genome shotgun sequence window:
- the TMEM207 gene encoding transmembrane protein 207 isoform X1 encodes MQRPGALCLTSWIPRTGVLCLSFLQLADSALDCELGDRCIGQSDENFSSWYVWFLMLFFLALLLSCGICCCLQCWLKRRSCLPHQRTLAVFALSSSDAFCESEAPQYPFSGSLSPCMTVMSSSPAPRFSLGETELPPSYEDIMKENKL; translated from the exons ATGCAAAGACCTGGAGCTTTGTGTCTCACTTCATGGATCCCAAGAACTGGAGTTCTGTGTTTAAGCTTCTTGCAG CTAGCAGACTCTGCGTTGGACTGTGAGCTTGGCGATAG gTGCATCGGGCAAAGTGATGAAAACTTTAGCAGCTGGTATGTGTG GTTCCTGATGTTGTTTTTCCTGGCCTTGCTCCTGTCCTGCGggatctgctgctgcctgcagtgctggctgAAACGGCGGAGCTGCCTCCCCCACCAGCGCACCCTGGCTGTCTTCGCACTCAGCAGTTCAGATGCCTTTTGTG AGAGTGAAGCACCTCAGTACCCGTTCTCTGGATCTCTGAGCCCCTGCATGACGGTGATGTCCTCTTCTCCTGCCCCACGGTTCAGCCTTGGGGAAACTGAGTTGCCTCCGTCCTATGAGGATAttatgaaggaaaacaagctCTAG
- the TMEM207 gene encoding transmembrane protein 207 isoform X2, translating into MQRPGALCLTSWIPRTGVLCLSFLQLADSALDCELGDRCIGQSDENFSSWFLMLFFLALLLSCGICCCLQCWLKRRSCLPHQRTLAVFALSSSDAFCESEAPQYPFSGSLSPCMTVMSSSPAPRFSLGETELPPSYEDIMKENKL; encoded by the exons ATGCAAAGACCTGGAGCTTTGTGTCTCACTTCATGGATCCCAAGAACTGGAGTTCTGTGTTTAAGCTTCTTGCAG CTAGCAGACTCTGCGTTGGACTGTGAGCTTGGCGATAG gTGCATCGGGCAAAGTGATGAAAACTTTAGCAGCTG GTTCCTGATGTTGTTTTTCCTGGCCTTGCTCCTGTCCTGCGggatctgctgctgcctgcagtgctggctgAAACGGCGGAGCTGCCTCCCCCACCAGCGCACCCTGGCTGTCTTCGCACTCAGCAGTTCAGATGCCTTTTGTG AGAGTGAAGCACCTCAGTACCCGTTCTCTGGATCTCTGAGCCCCTGCATGACGGTGATGTCCTCTTCTCCTGCCCCACGGTTCAGCCTTGGGGAAACTGAGTTGCCTCCGTCCTATGAGGATAttatgaaggaaaacaagctCTAG
- the CLDN16 gene encoding claudin-16: MRFFLQYVGCFFAFLSTGFLIASTWTDCWMVNADDSLEVSTKCRGLWWECVTNVFDGIQTCDEYDSIFAEHPVKLVLTRAMMITADVLAGFGFLFLVLGLDCVKFLPDEPLIKLRICLVSGVMLLIAGLPGITGSVWYAIDVYVERSSLVFHNVFLGIQYKFGWSCWLGMAGSLGCFLSGALLTCCMYLFRETSSGRFHSAYSLRKGYSSAGTIVTNVHLPSSQTATAKMYAVDTRV; encoded by the exons ATGAGGTTTTTCCTCCAGTATGTGGgctgtttttttgctttcttgtctACTGGGTTTTTGATAGCATCTACCTGGACAGACTGCTGGATGGTGAATGCTGATGATTCCCTGGAG GTGAGTACAAAATGCCGTGGCCTATGGTGGGAATGTGTCACAAACGTTTTTGATGGGATCCAAACTTGTGATGAGTACGACTCTATCTTCGCCGAGCACCCTG TGAAGCTGGTCCTGACCCGAGCCATGATGATCACAGCAGATGTCCTGGCAGGATTTGGATTTCTCTTCCTTGTCCTGGGACTGGACTGTGTGAAATTCCTTCCTGATGAGCCACTCATCAAGCTGCGCATTTGCCTGGTCTCTGGAGTTATGTTGCTCATTGCAG GTCTCCCAGGAATTACTGGCTCGGTGTGGTACGCCATTGATGTCTACGTGGAACGCTCCTCTCTGGTCTTCCACAATGTGTTTCTGGGCATCCAGTACAAGTTTGGCTGGTCATGTTGGCTCGGCATGGCAGGGTCACTTGGCTGTTTCTTATCTGGGGCCCTGCTCACCTGCTGCATGTATCTTTTCAGAG AGACCAGCTCTGGAAGATTCCACTCTGCTTACTCCTTGAGGAAAGGCTATTCCTCAGCTGGGACAATTGTAACAAATGTGCATTTGCCATCCTCGCAGACAGCTACTGCTAAAATGTATGCAGTTGACACAAGAGTATGA